TATGATATaatttttcaatataattaaaattattttgagaattcaatcttattttcttttttttttttaatgaaatttttagtttttcactaaaggataaaaagaaaagtaaagatcaattttatattcaAACTCAGAAATTTAGaggtttaaaatttatgattttcaAACTTTGGAGGTAGAATTCATAACGAAGAGAATGTGATAAGTAATGTGTTCCCATATAGAGCACTATTGTTCATAAGTATTTTTGTTCTTCCGAATTTAGTAGTTATTGGGACAAAATTATAGAGAGTAAATTGGAGACATGATGTTATTACCATCCTCCTATTCTGAGTTCTTAATGTTTTGAGTTTGTCATTCTTAATCTTAATAATGGACGATATTTTTGTAAAGATTCGCTCAAATTAGCATGAATAGCAAAAAGAATTAAGTTATAGATCATACCTTAATAGTCACAAATTTGCTTTACTTATGTGGTGTACTTACCTGTATTTATAATTCATATGATTTTAGGAGAATTGATTTTAgtctatttaaatattaaaaagtttaaaataactTTAGAAAATACAGATTTTAAGATTGCATTTAAATTAAATCTGATTATTAGCTGATATTTTTCTATAAAACCAGAAGTTGTATTcttagaaattaatttaattaattaattatatataatggcTGAAAGTTAAAGAATAAATAGCCTTTTCTAAATCGAAACGCAACTTTGAATGGGACaaggaaacaaaagaaaatctaAATTAAAGCAGACAAGTTGTCACTTAATTATCGCCAGCAAGAAGATGACGAACAAGTTTATCAAAATTCATAAAAGAAGACCCATTCTCACGAGTAGTGGAATCTTGTGCAAGTATCTTCCATTCCAAGGCTTTCTTGGTCAACTCCTTCCCTTTCTCTCCCTCCATCAACTCCCTCACAAGCTCTTCAACTCTCTCCCTCACCACACCACCTTCTATCTCCAACCCAACACCCCATTCCTTGCAACAGAATCGACAGTTTGTCGGTTGCTCCGAGAAAAAAGGCCAACATATCATTGGCACGCCGCTACTCAAGCTCTCCACCGTCGAATTCCAACCACTGTGTGTCAAGAATCCTCCAATCGCAGGGTGACCCAGCACTTCCTCTTGAGGACACCAACCTGTGTATTCAGTCATGGACttagaaaattttattaataCTAGAATTCCAACAGGCACAAAGGCCACTTTTCATTCTTTTGTATATAACCTAATAAAAAcaccaataacaacaataatatttgtaaactaaaattagttattaaaattaattactaatatatttatatataaatacatatgtagtttaatttatttttaatgtgtatttatattttaatatgtattttatattaatgactgattttagtgtatacataacataattatataaaaataattacaaacatGATATTGATGACTAAATGACTGAAACCCGGTAAATAATTAGTGGTAGAAACTAATATGCAATTTATATTCGCACGAAGTTAATAATTAAGAACTATAATGAGATATGATTAGATATGTTTAATTTAAATTGTATTGTAAGAATTTTTTGCTATTAATTTCTCACCAAAACAACTGCAATGAGTTGGTACCAACCTGATAACATGCCTCTGTTTTCTGTCTCTGTAACGAACTCTTGAGTAAGAACTGCGTTGTCGCCGGCGACCAGATCCGGTCTTATGACCCACAAGAAAGAATGGTTGCTGTTAGCGAGTCCCCATGCAAACTCAACCAATTGCTCACTCGTCATAATCGTGATGCTCCCAAAGTTCACGTAAATCACAGAGTTTGGATCCTTGGTGTCAAGCCATTTAAGACACTCTCGTTCTTCCTTCCACAGGTTGCATCCCACAGTGTTCATGTAATCCTTATCATGTAAGATGTGTTTGGAGAGTGAATTTAAGGGACCAATGGTGTAGATAGGAGGAGGCAAAATGGATGAAATTGCTTCCAAGGCATCATGCTCTAATGCATCAAATGTGTTGAGAATGATTGGGCAATTTGATTCCTTAGTTCTGCCAACTTCTTCAAGCAAAACTTGTAGCATAATGTCATCTGGGTCTGTGGTTTTGATGAAGCTGGGAACATCTCTTAACCTTAATTCTTTGATGCCTGGTATCCAATCGATGGTATTTCTCTCCAAATACTCATCATTTGTTAAATAACTCACATCTGCAACTCAAACATATATACATGATTCATTCAACAATAAAACGTctcacggcccacaaattcagcccaaccgAATATACagattcaattataattttttttagacatGAAACATGAATATCAATATACAATCTATAATTCACTAGTGAAAACTCTGTTCATCAGGAAAGAACGGAGAAACTAAAACCAGTCTCAGCTTGAAATCGTAGAACTCCATAAAATAAGAGTTTATACTTTCTAGAACCATCAACCAtatatcttttcttttaaaaaaaattataattgaatttgtgtATTATGTTAGACTGAATTTGTAAGcgtgagacgtctttattgttgtcatgggttaAGGTGGAATAATGGTTTAATACAAAGCTTATATGATCAATATTACAAATAATTATTCATTACTATGTACCTTTGAAGGGTGTTATCCCCTTTTCAATTAATTGATCACAGTGAAGGTAACACAAGAACCCAGAAGCACTCATAGTCCAAAAAAGCACCTCAGGAATTCCCAATTCTTCGGCAGCAATTAAGGTAAAGCTCATGACACCATCAGAGACTATGCAAGAAACTGGAGGAGCATCCTCGGCGCTGTTAAGTTTGAACAAGAGGTTCCTAAACGGAGCTAAGCAATTTCTTCTAAGCGACTCACAGAGGGTGGGAGTATCCTGTGTGGCGTCCACATCGCACCCAGGTAGACCATCAGGGATTGTATTGAAACGAAAGAAAGGGTTGTGATGGTCGCTAAGGAAATCAGGACCGTTAGATCTTAGAAGGCGCTTGTGATTGAACTCTGTGTTGACGAAAGTGATGTTGAAACCATTGAAGTGAAGAAGCTTTGCTAGTTTGATCATTGGGCTTATGTGGCCTTGTACTGGGTATGGTATGCAAACTGCATGATGAGGCTTCAAtgaattcatcatcttcttctttctctttgtctTGCTTAGCTTGAT
This region of Arachis hypogaea cultivar Tifrunner chromosome 8, arahy.Tifrunner.gnm2.J5K5, whole genome shotgun sequence genomic DNA includes:
- the LOC112706186 gene encoding 7-deoxyloganetin glucosyltransferase; the protein is MMNSLKPHHAVCIPYPVQGHISPMIKLAKLLHFNGFNITFVNTEFNHKRLLRSNGPDFLSDHHNPFFRFNTIPDGLPGCDVDATQDTPTLCESLRRNCLAPFRNLLFKLNSAEDAPPVSCIVSDGVMSFTLIAAEELGIPEVLFWTMSASGFLCYLHCDQLIEKGITPFKDVSYLTNDEYLERNTIDWIPGIKELRLRDVPSFIKTTDPDDIMLQVLLEEVGRTKESNCPIILNTFDALEHDALEAISSILPPPIYTIGPLNSLSKHILHDKDYMNTVGCNLWKEERECLKWLDTKDPNSVIYVNFGSITIMTSEQLVEFAWGLANSNHSFLWVIRPDLVAGDNAVLTQEFVTETENRGMLSGWCPQEEVLGHPAIGGFLTHSGWNSTVESLSSGVPMICWPFFSEQPTNCRFCCKEWGVGLEIEGGVVRERVEELVRELMEGEKGKELTKKALEWKILAQDSTTRENGSSFMNFDKLVRHLLAGDN